Proteins from a single region of Hordeum vulgare subsp. vulgare chromosome 6H, MorexV3_pseudomolecules_assembly, whole genome shotgun sequence:
- the LOC123402311 gene encoding uncharacterized protein LOC123402311 isoform X2 produces MTSQQSPPPAAAKSPRPPAPTTVTALDDDLLREIFLRLPSLPTLVRAALSCRTFSHAVRSSPAFRRSFREAHPPPILGLFFDPDGLSIPAFAPLRRRSDPDLAAVVRGADFFLTRLPDGDDDDDALPAWVINDCRDGYVLLEHGSLEQYAVYNPLTRALDFIPQPPDEIFDDGHGDSSYLGCHILFSEEGGEPLRLLYTCHDESRARAAVFSSESREWQILPWSEPVTPLPEDEHWLKVGTMVNGFIYWVHKNQAYILALNITTLQFFQMDVPPVLVGQDLMFKVGETKDGKPCIVCPIDFDLYAWVWRAGHDGIETWIFDKRFPVETIVEITDGTLEEHYELKTGELGTLFRRRFDGHVHPYIMAWPPSLIDNKVDPQLEGA; encoded by the exons ATGACCTCGCAGCAGTCACCACCGCCGGCGGCGGCGAAGTCACCGCGACCACCCGCTCCCACCACCGTAACtgctctcgacgatgatctcctcCGCGAGATCTTCCTCCGCCTCCCCTCCCTACCGACCCTTGTCCGTGCCGCCCTCAGCTGCCGCACCTTTTCCCACGCCGTCCGGTCGTCCCCGGCCTTCCGCCGCAGCTTCCGGGAGGCCCACCCGCCCCCTATCCTCGGCCTCTTCTTCGACCCCGACGGCCTCTCCATCCCCGCCTTCGCCCCCCTCCGCCGCCGCTCCGACCCTGACCTCGCGGCCGTCGTCCGCGGCGCCGATTTCTTCCTCACTCGTCTccccgacggcgacgacgacgacgacgccttaCCGGCGTGGGTCATAAACGACTGCCGCGACGGCTACGTCCTCCTCGAACACGGAAGCCTGGAGCAGTACGCCGTCTACAACCCCCTCACACGGGCCCTGGATTTCATCCCCCAGCCGCCCGACGAGATCTTTGACGACGGGCACGGCGACTCCTCCTACCTTGGGTGCCACATCCTCTTCTCCGAAGAGGGCGGCGAGCCGCTGCGCCTGCTCTACACCTGTCACGACGAGTCGCGGGCGCGTGCCGCCGTCTTCTCGTCAGAAAGCAGGGAGTGGCAGATCCTCCCGTGGTCCGAGCCTGTGACGCCGCTGCCTGAGGACGAGCACTGGCTTAAAGTTGGCACAATGGTGAATGGGTTCATCTACTGGGTACACAAAAATCAAGCCTACATCCTCGCGCTGAACATTACGACACTCCAATTCTTCCAGATGGATGTGCCGCCGGTGCTGGTGGGTCAAGATTTAATGTTCAAGGTTGGCGAGACCAAGGATGGAAAGCCTTGCATTGTCTGCCCGATTGACTTTGATCTTTATGCTTGGGTCTGGCGAGCCGGTCATGACGGAATTGAGACATGGATATTCGACAAGAGGTTTCCAGTGGAGACGATCGTCGAGATCACCGATGGTACACTTGAGGAGCATTATGAACTGAAG ACAGGGGAGCTGGGCACACTCTTTCGGAGGAGATTCGACGGCCATGTCCACCCCTACATCATGGCATGGCCTCCTTCTTTGATAGACAACAAGGTGGACCCTCAACTTGAAGGTGCTTGA
- the LOC123402311 gene encoding uncharacterized protein LOC123402311 isoform X1, which translates to MTSQQSPPPAAAKSPRPPAPTTVTALDDDLLREIFLRLPSLPTLVRAALSCRTFSHAVRSSPAFRRSFREAHPPPILGLFFDPDGLSIPAFAPLRRRSDPDLAAVVRGADFFLTRLPDGDDDDDALPAWVINDCRDGYVLLEHGSLEQYAVYNPLTRALDFIPQPPDEIFDDGHGDSSYLGCHILFSEEGGEPLRLLYTCHDESRARAAVFSSESREWQILPWSEPVTPLPEDEHWLKVGTMVNGFIYWVHKNQAYILALNITTLQFFQMDVPPVLVGQDLMFKVGETKDGKPCIVCPIDFDLYAWVWRAGHDGIETWIFDKRFPVETIVEITDGTLEEHYELKVLAIIGGFVYFCTMDMLVDAIYPCWFLSLCMETGELGTLFRRRFDGHVHPYIMAWPPSLIDNKVDPQLEGA; encoded by the coding sequence ATGACCTCGCAGCAGTCACCACCGCCGGCGGCGGCGAAGTCACCGCGACCACCCGCTCCCACCACCGTAACtgctctcgacgatgatctcctcCGCGAGATCTTCCTCCGCCTCCCCTCCCTACCGACCCTTGTCCGTGCCGCCCTCAGCTGCCGCACCTTTTCCCACGCCGTCCGGTCGTCCCCGGCCTTCCGCCGCAGCTTCCGGGAGGCCCACCCGCCCCCTATCCTCGGCCTCTTCTTCGACCCCGACGGCCTCTCCATCCCCGCCTTCGCCCCCCTCCGCCGCCGCTCCGACCCTGACCTCGCGGCCGTCGTCCGCGGCGCCGATTTCTTCCTCACTCGTCTccccgacggcgacgacgacgacgacgccttaCCGGCGTGGGTCATAAACGACTGCCGCGACGGCTACGTCCTCCTCGAACACGGAAGCCTGGAGCAGTACGCCGTCTACAACCCCCTCACACGGGCCCTGGATTTCATCCCCCAGCCGCCCGACGAGATCTTTGACGACGGGCACGGCGACTCCTCCTACCTTGGGTGCCACATCCTCTTCTCCGAAGAGGGCGGCGAGCCGCTGCGCCTGCTCTACACCTGTCACGACGAGTCGCGGGCGCGTGCCGCCGTCTTCTCGTCAGAAAGCAGGGAGTGGCAGATCCTCCCGTGGTCCGAGCCTGTGACGCCGCTGCCTGAGGACGAGCACTGGCTTAAAGTTGGCACAATGGTGAATGGGTTCATCTACTGGGTACACAAAAATCAAGCCTACATCCTCGCGCTGAACATTACGACACTCCAATTCTTCCAGATGGATGTGCCGCCGGTGCTGGTGGGTCAAGATTTAATGTTCAAGGTTGGCGAGACCAAGGATGGAAAGCCTTGCATTGTCTGCCCGATTGACTTTGATCTTTATGCTTGGGTCTGGCGAGCCGGTCATGACGGAATTGAGACATGGATATTCGACAAGAGGTTTCCAGTGGAGACGATCGTCGAGATCACCGATGGTACACTTGAGGAGCATTATGAACTGAAGGTTTTGGCCATTATTGGTGGATTTGTGTACTTCTGTACCATGGATATGTTGGTTGATGCTATTTATCCTTGTTGGTTCCTGTCTCTATGCATGGAGACAGGGGAGCTGGGCACACTCTTTCGGAGGAGATTCGACGGCCATGTCCACCCCTACATCATGGCATGGCCTCCTTCTTTGATAGACAACAAGGTGGACCCTCAACTTGAAGGTGCTTGA